One Lepisosteus oculatus isolate fLepOcu1 chromosome 13, fLepOcu1.hap2, whole genome shotgun sequence genomic region harbors:
- the rhbdd1 gene encoding rhomboid-related protein 4 isoform X1 produces the protein MRPGQRGVSLGLLMLASQIFQVGINNIPPVTLAVLGLNIYLFLVPQKKLLNVCISVQNAYVHKDWQRLLLSPFHHADDWHLYFNMVSMLWKGLRLEKRLGSLWFGYVIAVFSLLTGVVYILLEIVLAELTEDQSYKMQCAVGFSGVLFALKVVNNHYFPGGVTNVMGFPVANKYACWAELVLIHVLSPGTSFVGHLAGILVGLMYTKGPLKTIMKICAGLFSPNGYSGGQRYYYNSSGYSGYRGQNQSRPYGNNNSAQAYGHPSWYDTYTGGLSEEEQYEAALRASVHQRGGYQEGRPPYGFNIPPQSSTAEEIRHRRLNRFAR, from the exons ATGAGACCGGGCCAAAGGGGAGTCAGTCTGGGGCTGCTAATGCTCGCCTCCCAGATCTTTCAGGTGGGGATCAACAATATCCCCCCTGTAACACTGGCTGTTTTAGGGCTTAACATCTACCTTTTCCTGGTGCCCCAAAAGAAACTGCTGAACGTGTGCATAAGTGTGCAGAATGCCTACGTTCACAAAGACTGGCAGCGGCTCCTCTTGTCACCCTTTCACCATGCTGATGATTGGCACCTTTATTTCAACATGGTGTCCATGCTGTGGAAAGGGCTGCGTCTGGAGAAAAGACTAGGCAGCCTGTGGTTTGGCTATGTTATTGCTGTTTTCTCCCTGTTGACTGGTGTTGTCTACATCCTTTTGGAAATAGTCCTAGCTGAATTAACTGAAGACCAGTCCTACAAAATGCAGTGTGCTGTTGGTTTCTCAG GAGTTTTGTTTGCTTTGAAAGTGGTAAACAACCATTACTTTCCTGGAGGTGTGACTAATGTGATGGGGTTTCCAGTTGCCAATAAATATGCCTGTTGGGCTGAGCTTGTGCTCATCCATGTGCTGTCACCTGG GACTTCCTTTGTCGGACATCTGGCAGGAATTCTTGTTGGACTGATGTACACCAAGGGGCCGCTGAAGACAATAATGAAAATATGTGCAG GATTATTTTCTCCTAATGGATATAGTGGTGGTCAAAGATACTACTACAACTCCTCAG GTTACAGTGGTTACCGAGGTCAGAATCAATCCAGGCCTTACGGAAACAACAATTCTGCCCAGGCCTATGGCCATCCTTCATGGTATGACACATATACAGGAGGACTGAGCGAAGAGGAGCAGTATGAAGCCGCTCTCAGAGCTAGCGTGCACCAAAGGG GTGGCTACCAAGAGGGAAGGCCTCCATATGGCTTTAATATCCCACCACAGTCATCGACTGCAGAAGAGATAAGACATAGAAGACTGAACAGATTTGCAAGGTGA
- the rhbdd1 gene encoding rhomboid-related protein 4 isoform X2 — MRPGQRGVSLGLLMLASQIFQVGINNIPPVTLAVLGLNIYLFLVPQKKLLNVCISVQNAYVHKDWQRLLLSPFHHADDWHLYFNMVSMLWKGLRLEKRLGSLWFGYVIAVFSLLTGVVYILLEIVLAELTEDQSYKMQCAVGFSGVLFALKVVNNHYFPGGVTNVMGFPVANKYACWAELVLIHVLSPGTSFVGHLAGILVGLMYTKGPLKTIMKICAGLFSPNGYSGGQRYYYNSSGYSGYRGQNQSRPYGNNNSAQAYGHPSWYDTYTGGLSEEEQYEAALRASVHQRGPGCEE; from the exons ATGAGACCGGGCCAAAGGGGAGTCAGTCTGGGGCTGCTAATGCTCGCCTCCCAGATCTTTCAGGTGGGGATCAACAATATCCCCCCTGTAACACTGGCTGTTTTAGGGCTTAACATCTACCTTTTCCTGGTGCCCCAAAAGAAACTGCTGAACGTGTGCATAAGTGTGCAGAATGCCTACGTTCACAAAGACTGGCAGCGGCTCCTCTTGTCACCCTTTCACCATGCTGATGATTGGCACCTTTATTTCAACATGGTGTCCATGCTGTGGAAAGGGCTGCGTCTGGAGAAAAGACTAGGCAGCCTGTGGTTTGGCTATGTTATTGCTGTTTTCTCCCTGTTGACTGGTGTTGTCTACATCCTTTTGGAAATAGTCCTAGCTGAATTAACTGAAGACCAGTCCTACAAAATGCAGTGTGCTGTTGGTTTCTCAG GAGTTTTGTTTGCTTTGAAAGTGGTAAACAACCATTACTTTCCTGGAGGTGTGACTAATGTGATGGGGTTTCCAGTTGCCAATAAATATGCCTGTTGGGCTGAGCTTGTGCTCATCCATGTGCTGTCACCTGG GACTTCCTTTGTCGGACATCTGGCAGGAATTCTTGTTGGACTGATGTACACCAAGGGGCCGCTGAAGACAATAATGAAAATATGTGCAG GATTATTTTCTCCTAATGGATATAGTGGTGGTCAAAGATACTACTACAACTCCTCAG GTTACAGTGGTTACCGAGGTCAGAATCAATCCAGGCCTTACGGAAACAACAATTCTGCCCAGGCCTATGGCCATCCTTCATGGTATGACACATATACAGGAGGACTGAGCGAAGAGGAGCAGTATGAAGCCGCTCTCAGAGCTAGCGTGCACCAAAGGG GACCTGGTTGTGAGGAATAA